Proteins from a single region of Allofrancisella inopinata:
- a CDS encoding DUF3427 domain-containing protein: MQKHTNKFITNSQDSKVIIEIINQFDECEEFIISVAFITLSGVICILESLRQLKLKGVKGKILTGCYLNFTEPKAIERLLEFDNIELKILDSENFHAKGFFFRKVDNWHIMMGSANLTQSALTVNSEWNLLFRANCQDSIVRQILAEFNKLFDRAKEASAILDDYRINYQNTERFTPFGSLEKVKSISPNAIQIQALENLKSLRLSNIDKALIISATGTGKTFLSAFDVALVKPKRCLFIVHRTNIASKAKDTFTKIIKDKELGLYTGSSKSQADYLFATIQTLKNPKVFSSFQVDEFDYIIIDEVHHAEANSYKKILDYFKPKFLLGMTATPERTDTGDIFKLFDYNIAYEIRLHQALEQDLLCPFHYFAIEDFYLESEKVLTKDFAKLTSDFRINHIVEKMNFYGFSGQHRSALMFVSNVNEAKELATKLNQRGIKSQALTSQDSEYTRDLAISKFESYSLEVIVTVDIFNEGIDIPCVNQVILLRPTQSSIVYIQQLGRGLRKFENKKFVVVLDFIANYENNFLVPIALSQDNSYDKDQLKKFVVSPNNYISGKSTITFTNIAKELIYRNIQKTNFSQLKNIKRDYVQLKKELGRIPMLVDFETHNFIAPEVILSAKDTYYDILKTFKEDIPNLNEQEYRILKFISKEFTPAKRLHEILILEKLLKQPCMEVKNLERLVAQEIENFNIESFVSALQHLSLKIFTVNAGRQEYTPLIKLEDKQISLLPYSTIIGNSFLQWHIQDLLIYNKLIYQQKYHKNKLNGLSLYAKYSKKDIAHLLNQDYTNGGVNLAGYRFFDNKALLFMTFDENKKFSQYDNKFLSDSVFTFYSKKNKTLEDKQEKALAENSVTSYVFARVEKNDGYYYLGDILKCIEAKELYSSKAIRYTFELSKKLPADLWIYFKTVYKNQDSIGRLF; this comes from the coding sequence ATGCAAAAACACACAAATAAATTTATTACCAACTCTCAAGATTCAAAAGTTATTATAGAAATTATTAACCAGTTTGATGAATGTGAAGAATTTATTATAAGTGTAGCTTTTATCACTCTTAGCGGAGTTATTTGTATACTAGAATCGTTACGCCAACTTAAGCTTAAAGGTGTAAAGGGCAAAATTCTAACTGGATGTTACCTAAATTTTACTGAGCCTAAAGCTATAGAGAGATTGCTAGAATTTGACAATATAGAGCTAAAAATACTTGATTCGGAAAATTTTCATGCAAAAGGCTTTTTCTTTCGTAAGGTAGATAACTGGCACATTATGATGGGTAGCGCAAATTTGACACAATCCGCCCTTACAGTTAATAGTGAATGGAATCTATTATTTCGTGCTAATTGTCAAGATAGTATAGTCAGACAAATTTTAGCAGAATTTAATAAGCTTTTTGATAGAGCTAAAGAAGCTTCGGCTATACTTGATGATTACCGCATAAATTATCAAAATACGGAAAGATTTACCCCTTTTGGTAGTTTAGAAAAAGTTAAATCTATCTCACCAAATGCTATTCAAATCCAAGCACTAGAAAACCTAAAGTCTCTAAGGTTGAGTAATATAGATAAAGCTTTGATAATCAGTGCAACCGGTACAGGAAAAACTTTTTTAAGTGCATTTGACGTTGCTTTGGTTAAACCAAAACGATGTTTATTTATTGTGCATCGAACTAACATTGCCAGTAAAGCAAAAGACACCTTTACAAAAATTATTAAAGATAAGGAATTAGGGCTTTATACAGGAAGTAGTAAATCTCAAGCTGATTATTTGTTTGCGACAATCCAAACCTTAAAGAATCCAAAAGTTTTTAGCAGTTTTCAGGTTGATGAATTTGATTACATAATCATCGATGAAGTTCACCATGCAGAAGCTAATAGTTATAAGAAAATTCTTGACTACTTTAAACCAAAGTTCCTTTTAGGAATGACAGCAACGCCAGAGCGTACAGATACTGGCGATATATTTAAGCTATTTGATTATAATATTGCTTATGAGATTAGACTACATCAAGCTTTAGAACAAGACCTACTTTGTCCTTTTCATTATTTTGCTATTGAGGATTTTTACCTTGAGTCTGAAAAGGTATTAACCAAAGATTTTGCTAAATTAACAAGTGATTTTCGTATAAATCATATTGTGGAAAAAATGAACTTTTATGGGTTTAGTGGTCAGCATAGATCAGCTTTAATGTTTGTTAGTAACGTTAATGAAGCAAAGGAGCTAGCAACTAAACTTAATCAAAGAGGTATAAAGTCACAAGCCTTAACAAGCCAAGATTCAGAGTATACAAGGGATTTAGCTATATCAAAATTTGAAAGTTATAGTTTAGAAGTGATCGTAACAGTGGATATCTTTAATGAAGGAATTGATATTCCTTGCGTTAACCAGGTTATCTTACTACGCCCAACCCAAAGTAGTATTGTTTATATTCAACAACTAGGTAGAGGACTTAGAAAATTCGAAAATAAAAAATTTGTTGTAGTCCTAGATTTTATTGCTAATTATGAAAATAATTTCTTGGTACCTATAGCCCTAAGCCAAGATAACAGCTATGACAAAGATCAACTTAAAAAGTTTGTTGTTTCACCAAATAATTATATTAGCGGTAAAAGTACGATAACTTTCACTAATATTGCTAAAGAACTAATTTATAGAAATATCCAAAAAACTAATTTTTCTCAGTTAAAGAATATAAAAAGAGATTATGTTCAGTTGAAGAAAGAGTTAGGTAGAATACCTATGTTAGTTGACTTTGAAACACATAATTTTATTGCTCCAGAGGTTATTTTATCAGCAAAGGATACTTATTATGACATTCTTAAAACCTTCAAAGAGGATATACCAAATTTAAATGAGCAAGAGTACAGAATTTTAAAGTTTATCTCAAAGGAGTTTACTCCTGCAAAAAGGTTGCACGAAATTTTAATTTTGGAAAAACTTCTAAAGCAACCGTGCATGGAAGTTAAAAACTTGGAAAGATTAGTAGCTCAAGAAATAGAGAATTTTAATATAGAAAGCTTTGTTAGTGCATTACAGCACTTATCTCTAAAAATATTTACAGTTAACGCTGGTAGGCAAGAGTATACACCTTTAATAAAGCTAGAAGATAAACAGATCTCTCTTTTACCTTATAGCACTATAATTGGTAACAGTTTCTTACAGTGGCACATACAAGATTTACTGATTTATAATAAACTTATTTATCAGCAAAAATATCATAAAAATAAACTCAATGGTTTATCTCTGTATGCTAAATATTCTAAAAAAGATATTGCTCACTTACTTAATCAAGATTATACAAACGGTGGAGTTAATTTAGCTGGTTATAGATTTTTTGATAATAAGGCTTTGTTGTTTATGACTTTTGATGAGAATAAAAAATTTAGCCAATATGATAATAAGTTTCTTTCAGATTCAGTCTTTACATTTTACTCTAAAAAGAACAAAACTCTAGAAGATAAGCAAGAAAAAGCCTTAGCAGAGAATAGCGTTACAAGCTATGTATTTGCTAGGGTGGAGAAAAATGACGGCTATTACTATTTAGGAGATATACTAAAGTGTATAGAAGCTAAAGAGCTATATTCTAGCAAAGCTATTAGATACACTTTTGAACTGTCTAAAAAGTTACCTGCTGACTTATGGATATATTTTAAAACTGTTTATAAAAATCAAGACAGTATTGGTAGGCTATTTTGA
- a CDS encoding NAD-dependent succinate-semialdehyde dehydrogenase — protein sequence MLDNKLLTRVINRYSFHGINSFEVINPATDELICKLEAKDTEYIQKSINSSKQAQNSSRQQLATERSKLLSRWYDLIVKNADELAQIITLESGKPLTEAKSEILYGANFIQWYAEKAKRIDSRIFEPNFGNVEGRVDYQPVGVVAAITPWNFPIAMVTRKVAPAIAAGCSVILKPSALTPLTAFAVRELLIDTSADENLLQVICGDSSIIGKEFQHSSIIRKITFTGSTKVGKLLMQQAAETVKKVSLELGGNAPFIVFESANLEKAVEGLIAAKIRNAGQVCVAPNRVFVQKNIKAEFMSKLKKAIAKLKQGNGLDNDVQIGPLINESAVEKVQVHIADAVSKGAKIVYGGQINPKLGGKFFEPTILDNMTDQMVASCEETFGPVITIFDFDTEKEVLEKANNTNYGLASYFFSNDINQIRRVRIALEYGMIGINTGLISNEKAPFGGIKESGLGREGSDEGIYEFLEAKYSMQSFA from the coding sequence ATGCTAGATAATAAATTATTAACTAGAGTTATAAACAGATATTCCTTTCATGGAATAAATAGTTTTGAAGTAATAAACCCAGCTACAGATGAGCTTATTTGTAAGCTTGAGGCAAAAGATACTGAATATATTCAAAAAAGCATAAATTCATCAAAACAAGCTCAAAATAGCTCTAGACAGCAGTTAGCTACAGAAAGATCAAAACTTTTAAGCAGATGGTATGACTTAATTGTTAAAAACGCTGATGAATTGGCTCAGATCATTACTTTAGAAAGTGGCAAACCTTTAACTGAAGCAAAATCTGAAATACTATATGGAGCTAATTTTATTCAATGGTATGCTGAAAAAGCTAAAAGAATAGATAGTCGTATATTTGAACCTAATTTTGGAAATGTAGAGGGCCGGGTAGACTATCAACCAGTAGGAGTAGTTGCAGCTATTACACCATGGAATTTTCCTATTGCTATGGTCACACGAAAAGTAGCTCCAGCTATTGCTGCAGGCTGCAGTGTGATACTTAAGCCCTCTGCGCTTACACCTTTAACTGCATTTGCTGTAAGAGAGTTACTTATTGACACAAGTGCTGATGAAAATCTGCTGCAGGTAATCTGTGGAGATTCAAGTATCATTGGAAAAGAGTTTCAACATAGTAGTATCATCAGAAAAATAACCTTCACAGGTTCGACAAAAGTTGGTAAGTTACTTATGCAACAAGCTGCTGAGACTGTCAAGAAAGTATCTCTAGAACTTGGAGGTAATGCTCCATTTATAGTATTTGAAAGCGCAAATCTTGAGAAAGCTGTTGAAGGACTTATTGCTGCAAAAATCAGAAATGCTGGCCAGGTGTGTGTAGCACCAAATAGAGTCTTTGTACAGAAAAATATCAAAGCTGAATTTATGTCTAAGCTTAAAAAAGCAATAGCTAAGCTAAAGCAAGGTAATGGCTTAGATAATGATGTGCAAATTGGACCTTTAATTAATGAATCCGCTGTAGAAAAAGTACAAGTTCATATAGCTGATGCTGTATCAAAAGGTGCAAAAATAGTTTATGGTGGGCAAATTAACCCTAAACTAGGTGGAAAGTTTTTTGAGCCAACTATATTAGACAATATGACTGACCAAATGGTGGCTAGCTGTGAGGAGACTTTTGGGCCAGTTATAACTATATTTGATTTTGATACTGAAAAAGAAGTGTTAGAAAAAGCAAACAATACAAACTATGGTTTAGCAAGTTACTTCTTCAGTAACGATATAAATCAAATAAGAAGAGTTAGGATCGCGTTAGAATATGGTATGATTGGTATAAATACTGGATTGATATCAAACGAAAAAGCACCTTTTGGAGGTATTAAAGAGTCTGGATTAGGTAGAGAAGGCTCAGATGAAGGCATTTATGAGTTTTTGGAGGCTAAATATTCTATGCAAAGTTTTGCGTGA
- a CDS encoding RCC1 domain-containing protein: MKKTILLVIFLYVFYPVFATDTFSQTFFDNYNPQTENNFATKEDDYRDDSKLKKYGENYDIENAKEYNCEYDASGDLRCWKYKLKDTSKSKKSNKKVTNVSVDIKDLKIKEISRGADFNCALDDGDDLYCWGHNDRGQLGRKTKKENINMPLKITTDVKFKRIYTKAHYACALDKDNHAYCWGDGTFGEVGNGEKGIFKTPQKVKTDKQFSHLIMATTYTCGVTKDTNEIYCWGKGVKGNSSTSNLDSSIPVKI, translated from the coding sequence ATGAAAAAAACGATACTTTTAGTTATATTCTTATATGTTTTCTATCCAGTTTTTGCAACAGATACTTTTTCACAAACTTTCTTTGATAATTATAATCCTCAAACGGAAAACAATTTTGCAACTAAAGAAGATGATTATCGTGATGATAGTAAGCTAAAAAAATATGGTGAAAATTATGATATTGAAAATGCCAAGGAATATAATTGCGAGTACGATGCTTCCGGAGACCTTAGATGTTGGAAATATAAATTAAAAGACACTAGTAAGTCAAAAAAAAGTAATAAAAAAGTAACTAACGTCTCAGTTGATATCAAAGATTTAAAAATAAAAGAGATTAGTAGAGGGGCGGACTTTAATTGTGCATTAGATGATGGTGATGACTTATATTGTTGGGGGCATAATGATAGAGGGCAATTAGGGCGTAAAACCAAGAAAGAAAATATTAACATGCCATTAAAAATTACTACTGATGTTAAATTTAAAAGAATATACACAAAGGCTCACTATGCGTGTGCTTTAGATAAAGATAATCACGCTTATTGTTGGGGAGATGGTACTTTTGGAGAGGTTGGTAATGGTGAAAAAGGGATTTTTAAGACCCCACAAAAAGTTAAGACAGATAAACAGTTTAGCCATTTGATTATGGCAACAACATACACTTGTGGTGTAACTAAAGATACAAACGAAATTTACTGCTGGGGAAAAGGTGTAAAAGGTAACAGTAGTACTTCTAACCTTGACTCTAGTATCCCTGTTAAAATTTAA
- a CDS encoding YqeG family HAD IIIA-type phosphatase, with translation MFKRSIYTFNKMLKHKKELKNIKKEHALESVIQLEPAFLKQKGIKYLALDFDGVLASHGKPEICPEVKTWLDNFALKFGEEKVFILSNKPTNQRLEYFRKNYPQIRFVSNVAKKPYPEGLLKIQSLLNCDAKEIALVDDRLLTGCLACIIAGSYPILITKPYVDRQNYSKEEKFFNFLRYWEQKLFL, from the coding sequence ATGTTTAAAAGATCTATATACACTTTTAACAAGATGTTAAAACACAAAAAAGAGCTAAAGAATATCAAAAAAGAACACGCTCTAGAAAGTGTTATACAGCTTGAACCTGCATTTTTAAAGCAAAAAGGAATAAAATACTTGGCTTTAGATTTCGATGGCGTGTTAGCTAGTCATGGTAAACCAGAAATATGTCCAGAGGTAAAAACATGGTTGGACAATTTTGCTCTAAAGTTTGGAGAAGAAAAGGTTTTTATTCTTTCAAATAAACCAACCAACCAAAGATTAGAGTATTTTAGAAAAAATTATCCACAAATCAGGTTTGTATCAAACGTTGCAAAAAAACCTTATCCTGAAGGTCTTTTAAAAATACAAAGTTTATTAAACTGTGATGCAAAAGAAATAGCTTTAGTTGACGATAGATTACTTACAGGTTGTTTGGCTTGTATAATTGCTGGAAGCTACCCTATATTAATTACTAAACCATATGTTGATAGACAAAATTACTCTAAAGAAGAGAAGTTTTTTAATTTTCTACGTTATTGGGAACAGAAGTTATTTTTATAA